In Prosthecodimorpha staleyi, the following are encoded in one genomic region:
- a CDS encoding MBL fold metallo-hydrolase gives MAGPRFDKDFDPRYGEPVRVSPLVRRITARNPGPFTFAGTNSWLVGERALAVIDPGPDDPDHIALLMAAIGRADVAAIVITHTHRDHSPAAAAIAAATGAPILAEGPHRPSRPLALGEVNPLDASGDHDFRFDRRVGDGDRIEGDGWTLEAIATPGHCANHLAFALPEEDAVFSGDHVMAWSTSIVAPPDGAMSDYMASLDRMMARSDGLYWPGHGGPVREPGTFLADLKAHRLGREKAVLDRVTAGDGTIPAMVRVIYAEVDPRLHGAAGLSVLAHLEDLVARGVIASDGPPAIDGRYRLA, from the coding sequence ATGGCCGGACCGCGCTTCGACAAGGACTTCGACCCGCGCTACGGCGAGCCCGTCCGCGTCTCGCCGCTGGTCCGGCGGATCACGGCGCGCAATCCCGGCCCGTTCACCTTCGCCGGCACCAACAGCTGGCTGGTCGGCGAACGCGCGCTGGCGGTGATCGATCCTGGCCCGGACGACCCCGACCACATCGCGCTCCTGATGGCCGCGATCGGCCGTGCCGACGTGGCCGCGATCGTCATCACCCACACCCATCGCGACCATTCGCCGGCCGCCGCAGCCATCGCCGCCGCGACCGGCGCGCCGATCCTGGCGGAGGGGCCGCACCGCCCCTCCCGGCCGCTGGCGCTCGGCGAAGTCAATCCGCTCGACGCCTCGGGCGACCACGATTTCCGCTTCGATCGGCGCGTCGGCGACGGCGACCGGATCGAAGGCGACGGCTGGACCCTCGAGGCGATCGCGACGCCCGGCCACTGCGCCAATCATCTGGCCTTCGCGCTGCCGGAAGAGGATGCCGTGTTCTCCGGCGACCACGTCATGGCCTGGTCGACCTCGATCGTCGCCCCTCCGGACGGCGCCATGTCGGACTACATGGCCTCGCTCGATCGCATGATGGCGCGGTCGGACGGCCTCTACTGGCCCGGCCATGGCGGTCCGGTGCGCGAGCCGGGGACCTTCCTGGCCGACCTCAAGGCCCACCGCCTCGGCCGCGAGAAGGCCGTGCTCGATCGGGTGACGGCCGGCGATGGGACCATCCCGGCCATGGTGCGGGTGATCTATGCCGAGGTCGACCCGCGTCTGCATGGCGCGGCCGGCCTGTCGGTCCTGGCGCATCTCGAAGATCTGGTCGCCCGGGGGGTGATCGCCTCGGACGGACCGCCCGCCATCGACGGCCGCTACCGGCTGGCCTGA
- a CDS encoding DUF1499 domain-containing protein, protein MLYRPIQRRSEAAEWGRRFGALSLPVLVLTILGHRFYGMSTEHAFALVAVSVGFGLLGILLSVVGIAVVWERGHLGGGSAVRGLIYGLIAMAPAGFGLWGVYTYPRFTDISTDIADPPLYRNAAFVRVGRFNTARPPDTETLARQRAAYPDIVTRRFTIGSDQLYLAARKVVERLGWRISEDLAPKDETDRARIEAVARTLLFGFEDDVVVRIYSDPSGSRIDLRSSSRWGDHDLGANARRIRDFFTELDAAVVEAYGQ, encoded by the coding sequence ATGCTCTATCGCCCGATCCAGCGCAGGTCTGAGGCCGCCGAATGGGGCCGCCGCTTCGGCGCCCTGTCGCTGCCGGTGCTCGTCCTGACCATTCTCGGCCATCGCTTCTACGGGATGAGCACCGAGCATGCCTTCGCGCTGGTGGCGGTCTCGGTCGGGTTCGGCCTGCTCGGCATCCTCCTGTCGGTCGTCGGGATCGCGGTCGTCTGGGAGCGTGGCCATCTCGGCGGCGGCAGCGCGGTGCGCGGCCTGATCTACGGGTTGATCGCCATGGCTCCGGCCGGATTCGGGCTCTGGGGCGTCTACACCTATCCGCGCTTCACCGACATCAGCACCGACATCGCCGACCCGCCACTCTACCGCAACGCCGCCTTCGTGCGCGTCGGCCGGTTCAACACCGCGCGCCCTCCGGATACCGAGACGCTCGCGCGCCAGCGGGCGGCCTATCCGGACATCGTCACGCGCCGCTTCACGATCGGCTCGGACCAGCTCTATCTCGCCGCGCGCAAGGTGGTCGAGCGGCTCGGCTGGCGAATCAGCGAGGATCTCGCGCCCAAGGACGAGACCGACCGGGCCCGGATCGAAGCCGTCGCGCGCACCCTCCTGTTCGGCTTCGAGGACGACGTGGTGGTGCGCATCTATTCGGATCCGTCCGGCTCGCGCATCGACCTGCGCTCCTCGTCGCGCTGGGGCGATCACGATCTCGGCGCCAATGCCCGCCGCATCCGCGATTTCTTCACCGAGCTCGATGCCGCCGTGGTCGAGGCCTACGGACAATAG
- a CDS encoding M48 family metallopeptidase, translating to MRIEGHGTFYDGRSSRPVPVAFALDLARLGIADMAGAELAAWPVASLRRADAGAGRIRIACDGEDARLDVTDPGTVQALTAALRATPAVGSDWRGIVRVGGWMLAAVASIAALVVFGIPLLADRLTPLIPVSAELKLGEAAKPQILGTLSGGKTPKLCRAQDGVVALARLTDPLVAAAGAPLPVTIEVVDIRMPNAFALPGGSVILTRGLIEKVARPEELAGVFAHELGHVVHRDGMRGLLKSAGLSIVFGLVIGDFTGSSVAVLVGRTLIDASYSRETESMADAFAIELMTRIGRDPAALGSALDAIGKDGPELDGFLSWLSTHPVTAERTNRLRAAGGGTAAAGPILAAADWAALKAICR from the coding sequence ATGCGCATCGAAGGCCACGGCACATTCTATGACGGCCGCAGCAGCCGGCCGGTTCCGGTCGCCTTCGCGCTCGACTTGGCCCGGCTGGGCATCGCCGACATGGCCGGCGCCGAACTGGCAGCATGGCCGGTGGCGAGCCTGCGCCGGGCCGATGCCGGGGCCGGCCGCATCCGGATCGCGTGCGACGGCGAGGATGCGCGGCTCGACGTGACCGACCCGGGCACGGTCCAGGCATTGACCGCCGCGTTGCGGGCGACCCCGGCCGTCGGCAGCGACTGGCGCGGGATCGTGAGGGTCGGCGGCTGGATGCTGGCGGCGGTCGCCTCGATCGCCGCCCTGGTCGTCTTCGGCATTCCGCTGCTCGCCGATCGGCTGACGCCCCTGATCCCGGTCTCGGCCGAACTGAAACTCGGCGAGGCCGCCAAGCCGCAGATCCTGGGCACGCTGTCGGGCGGCAAGACGCCGAAGCTGTGCCGCGCGCAGGACGGCGTCGTCGCGCTGGCGCGGCTGACCGACCCGCTGGTCGCGGCCGCCGGCGCGCCCCTCCCGGTCACCATCGAGGTGGTCGACATCCGCATGCCCAACGCCTTCGCGCTGCCGGGCGGATCGGTCATCCTGACGCGCGGTCTGATCGAGAAGGTGGCGCGGCCGGAGGAACTGGCCGGCGTCTTCGCCCACGAACTCGGCCATGTCGTCCATCGCGACGGCATGCGCGGCCTCCTGAAGAGCGCCGGTCTGTCGATCGTCTTCGGTCTGGTCATCGGCGACTTCACCGGATCGAGCGTCGCGGTGCTGGTCGGCCGGACGCTGATCGATGCCAGCTATTCGCGCGAGACGGAAAGCATGGCGGACGCCTTCGCGATCGAGCTGATGACCCGAATCGGTCGCGACCCGGCCGCCCTCGGCTCCGCCCTGGATGCGATCGGCAAGGACGGGCCGGAACTCGACGGCTTTCTCTCCTGGCTCTCGACCCATCCGGTCACGGCGGAGCGCACGAACCGGCTGCGCGCGGCCGGCGGCGGCACCGCCGCGGCCGGGCCGATCCTCGCCGCGGCCGACTGGGCGGCCCTGAAGGCGATCTGCCGATGA
- a CDS encoding YjgN family protein, with protein sequence MTDLSTPFPMGAMPEAATSDTAPTDGEGVRAAFDGETPGISSIAFAGGLYTVLTLGLYRFWYATDLRRQLWHRSSLGGTPFEYVGTVREIFVGFLVMLTLLAPIYALFYLSEIYPDDEIGQWAGLGFLVSIFFFSGFATYRARRYRLSRTLWRGVRFGQTGSAVVYALRNFGWLILSVVTLGLAVPFWRASQERMRINNSWYGDRRFASTAAGLVMLPRFLVYLLPVLGPLAVAIANVFLTHPYEFLAAQVRFMSMGGQPDPSLVHAFQGVVWTILWACVGAFLLWPFYRTGELRRFIGRVRLGETRFRSDITAWAVYKSHIAFAFTVCLSGAIGGLLMAALLSNRYGRVDTHDTRTLVLTIVGYALAYWLFGALRLVMLTAPVWGKLVGSVTVEGIGHLDTVAARRDRSSATGDDYAGGYDVGAL encoded by the coding sequence ATGACCGATCTTTCGACCCCATTCCCGATGGGGGCCATGCCGGAGGCGGCGACATCCGACACCGCGCCGACGGACGGAGAGGGCGTTCGGGCGGCCTTCGACGGCGAGACGCCGGGCATTTCCAGCATCGCCTTCGCGGGCGGGCTCTACACGGTCCTGACGCTCGGCCTCTACCGCTTCTGGTATGCGACCGATCTCCGCCGCCAGCTCTGGCACCGGTCGAGCCTCGGCGGAACGCCGTTCGAATATGTCGGCACCGTCAGGGAGATCTTCGTCGGCTTCCTGGTCATGCTGACCCTGCTGGCGCCGATCTATGCGCTTTTCTATCTGTCGGAAATCTATCCGGACGATGAGATCGGCCAATGGGCCGGTCTCGGTTTCCTGGTCTCGATCTTCTTCTTCTCGGGCTTCGCCACCTACCGGGCGCGCCGCTACCGGCTGTCGCGCACGCTGTGGCGCGGGGTCCGCTTCGGCCAGACCGGCTCGGCGGTGGTCTATGCGCTGCGGAACTTCGGTTGGCTGATTCTGTCGGTCGTCACGCTCGGCCTTGCCGTGCCCTTCTGGCGGGCAAGCCAGGAGCGGATGCGCATCAACAACAGCTGGTATGGCGACCGTCGCTTCGCCTCGACGGCGGCGGGTCTTGTCATGCTGCCGCGGTTCCTGGTCTATCTGCTGCCGGTGCTTGGCCCGCTCGCCGTCGCGATCGCCAATGTCTTCCTCACCCACCCCTATGAATTCTTGGCCGCCCAAGTGAGGTTCATGTCGATGGGTGGTCAGCCGGACCCCAGCCTCGTGCACGCTTTCCAAGGCGTGGTCTGGACCATCCTCTGGGCCTGCGTCGGCGCCTTCCTGCTCTGGCCCTTCTACCGGACCGGCGAATTGCGCCGCTTCATCGGCCGCGTTCGGCTCGGCGAGACCCGCTTCCGCAGCGACATCACCGCCTGGGCGGTCTACAAGTCCCATATCGCGTTCGCGTTTACGGTCTGCTTGAGCGGCGCGATCGGCGGGTTGCTCATGGCGGCGCTGCTCAGCAACCGCTACGGCCGGGTCGACACCCACGACACGCGGACCCTCGTCCTCACGATCGTCGGCTATGCCCTGGCCTATTGGCTGTTCGGGGCGCTGCGGCTCGTGATGCTGACGGCGCCGGTCTGGGGCAAGCTGGTCGGGTCGGTCACCGTCGAGGGTATCGGGCATCTCGATACGGTGGCGGCGCGGCGCGACCGGTCCTCGGCGACCGGCGACGACTATGCGGGCGGCTACGATGTGGGAGCCCTCTGA
- a CDS encoding long-chain-fatty-acid--CoA ligase, protein MLGTMQHWPLLCSKVIDHAATQHPHRKIVSRSCEGPIHETNYGELRGRALKVAQRLVRDGIGLGDRCATLAWNTWRHLEVWYGLLGIGAVYHTVNPRLFPDQIVWIVNDAEDRVLFVDLTFVPLVEALIARMPAIEKVVVLTDAAHMPATTIPNAVAYEDWIAEVDGDFHWLEFDENTAAGMCYTSGTTGNPKGVIYSHRSNVLHAWMAATPDMMGLGAADVVMPVVPMFHANCWSLAFTAPLTGAGLVMPGPKLDGASIHELTERFGVTFSAAVPTVWLMLLQHLEGTGSKLGTLRRVVIGGSACPRAITEKFLKNYGVEVRHAWGMTEMSPLGSICTPKPETRPADDEAWLDLQVKQGVPPFGVEMKITDDENRPLPHDGKAFGRLKVRGPAVAASYFHGVGMEHFDSEQWFDTGDVATIDPHGYMQITDRAKDVIKSGGEWISSIDLENLAVGHPDVAEAAVIGVAHPKWDERPLLIIVPKKDREPTREAILDFMAGKIAKWWMPDDVVVVPEIPHTATGKIQKTALRDRFRDYRLPTA, encoded by the coding sequence ATGTTGGGAACGATGCAGCACTGGCCGCTGCTGTGCAGCAAGGTCATCGACCATGCGGCGACTCAGCACCCCCACCGCAAGATCGTCAGCCGATCCTGCGAGGGCCCGATCCATGAGACCAACTACGGCGAACTGCGCGGTCGCGCCCTGAAGGTGGCGCAGCGCCTCGTCCGCGACGGAATCGGTCTCGGCGACCGCTGCGCCACGCTGGCCTGGAACACCTGGCGGCATCTGGAGGTCTGGTACGGCCTGCTCGGTATCGGCGCGGTCTATCACACGGTCAATCCGCGGCTCTTCCCCGACCAGATCGTCTGGATCGTCAACGACGCCGAGGACCGGGTCCTGTTCGTCGACCTGACCTTCGTGCCCCTGGTCGAGGCCTTGATCGCGCGCATGCCGGCGATCGAGAAGGTCGTCGTGCTGACCGACGCGGCCCATATGCCGGCGACGACCATTCCGAATGCGGTCGCCTACGAGGACTGGATCGCGGAGGTCGACGGCGATTTCCACTGGCTGGAGTTCGACGAGAACACCGCCGCGGGCATGTGCTACACCTCCGGCACGACCGGAAACCCGAAGGGCGTGATCTATTCGCACCGCTCCAACGTGCTGCATGCCTGGATGGCCGCGACGCCCGACATGATGGGCCTCGGCGCAGCCGATGTGGTCATGCCGGTCGTGCCGATGTTCCACGCCAATTGCTGGTCGCTCGCCTTCACGGCCCCGCTGACCGGCGCCGGTCTCGTCATGCCCGGCCCGAAGCTCGACGGCGCCTCGATCCACGAACTGACCGAGCGTTTCGGCGTGACCTTCTCGGCGGCGGTGCCGACCGTCTGGCTGATGCTGCTGCAGCATCTCGAGGGGACCGGCTCCAAGCTCGGCACCCTGCGCCGCGTGGTCATCGGCGGATCGGCCTGTCCGCGCGCGATCACCGAGAAATTCCTGAAGAACTACGGCGTCGAGGTCCGTCACGCCTGGGGCATGACCGAGATGAGCCCGCTCGGCTCGATCTGCACCCCGAAACCCGAGACCCGCCCGGCCGACGACGAAGCCTGGCTCGACCTGCAGGTCAAGCAGGGCGTGCCGCCCTTCGGCGTGGAGATGAAGATCACCGACGACGAGAACCGCCCCCTGCCGCATGACGGCAAGGCCTTCGGACGGCTCAAGGTGCGCGGCCCGGCCGTCGCCGCGTCCTATTTCCACGGCGTCGGCATGGAGCATTTCGATTCTGAGCAATGGTTCGACACCGGCGACGTGGCGACCATCGACCCCCACGGCTACATGCAGATCACCGACCGGGCCAAGGACGTGATCAAGTCCGGCGGCGAATGGATCTCGTCGATCGACCTCGAAAACCTTGCGGTCGGCCATCCGGACGTGGCCGAGGCGGCGGTGATCGGCGTCGCCCATCCGAAATGGGACGAGCGGCCGCTCTTGATCATCGTGCCGAAGAAGGATCGCGAGCCGACCCGCGAGGCGATCCTCGACTTCATGGCCGGCAAGATCGCCAAGTGGTGGATGCCGGACGATGTCGTGGTCGTGCCGGAAATCCCCCATACGGCGACCGGCAAGATCCAGAAGACCGCCCTGCGCGACCGCTTCCGCGACTATCGCCTGCCGACCGCCTGA
- a CDS encoding Flp family type IVb pilin: MSRFKSFLRDESGATAIEYGLIASLIAIAIIAGATALGTTLNTSFNFIKSKIKTA, from the coding sequence ATGTCTCGGTTCAAGAGTTTTTTGCGTGATGAATCAGGCGCTACGGCGATCGAGTACGGTTTGATCGCCTCGCTGATCGCGATCGCGATCATCGCGGGCGCGACGGCGCTCGGCACGACGCTTAACACTTCGTTCAACTTCATCAAAAGCAAGATCAAGACGGCCTGA
- a CDS encoding pilus assembly protein TadG-related protein, whose translation MLTSITRHFRPLAADRTAGIAPIFGVVASVVLVCAGFAVDYGRAMAARGDLQGALDAAALAAAKALSTGTTDTTALTKLARDMFDANFRTALTAPVASSDFTLSADAKTKTVTLSVSARMPTAFMGLVSVDQLDIGTQSSSVVDGTKFEIAMMLDVTGSMGDKPKGGSVAKLTSLKSAATDFVNTMLPSGGGTKDIVRIGLVPFAASVNAGAYAGTVTGGKSAACVTERYDAAGAIDASDASGAASPVGTSASASCPSLAVRPMTNDAATLLSDIAALKAGGTTAGHLGTIWARYLLSSKWSDVWTGAAASATGTKGVKKVAILMTDGLYNTSYSQKGKLTQIEPNAVSTQAALAACQAMDKETTVVYTIGFDLSGASGTWAKTLLQDCASTITDQTGKTRKAFYDAADDAALKAAYQDIAAQLLRIRVSS comes from the coding sequence ATGTTGACTTCAATCACACGGCATTTCCGGCCGCTCGCGGCCGACCGGACCGCGGGCATCGCGCCGATCTTCGGCGTGGTCGCCTCGGTCGTCCTGGTCTGCGCCGGCTTCGCGGTCGACTACGGCCGGGCGATGGCGGCGCGCGGCGACCTCCAGGGCGCGCTCGACGCCGCCGCACTGGCCGCCGCCAAGGCGCTGTCGACCGGCACGACCGACACGACCGCGCTGACCAAGCTGGCGCGCGACATGTTCGACGCCAATTTCCGCACCGCCCTGACGGCGCCCGTCGCCAGTTCGGATTTCACCCTATCGGCCGACGCCAAGACCAAGACGGTCACGCTCTCGGTCTCGGCGCGCATGCCGACCGCCTTCATGGGCTTGGTCTCGGTCGACCAGCTCGACATCGGCACGCAGTCCTCCTCCGTCGTCGACGGGACGAAGTTCGAGATCGCCATGATGCTCGACGTGACCGGTTCGATGGGCGACAAGCCGAAGGGCGGCTCGGTCGCCAAGCTCACCTCGCTCAAATCCGCCGCGACCGATTTCGTCAACACCATGCTGCCGTCCGGCGGTGGCACCAAGGACATCGTGCGGATCGGGCTGGTGCCCTTCGCGGCCTCGGTCAATGCCGGGGCCTATGCGGGCACGGTCACCGGCGGCAAGAGCGCGGCCTGCGTGACCGAGCGCTATGACGCGGCCGGCGCGATCGATGCCTCGGATGCCAGCGGGGCGGCCTCCCCGGTCGGCACTTCGGCCTCGGCCTCCTGCCCGAGCCTGGCGGTCAGGCCGATGACCAACGACGCGGCGACGCTGCTCTCCGATATCGCCGCCCTGAAGGCGGGCGGCACCACGGCCGGCCATCTCGGCACGATCTGGGCGCGCTATCTGCTGTCGTCGAAATGGAGCGATGTCTGGACCGGCGCCGCCGCCTCGGCCACCGGCACCAAGGGGGTCAAGAAGGTCGCCATCCTGATGACCGACGGGCTCTACAACACCTCCTACAGCCAGAAGGGCAAGCTGACCCAGATCGAGCCGAACGCGGTCTCGACGCAGGCCGCGCTGGCCGCCTGCCAGGCGATGGATAAGGAGACGACCGTCGTCTACACGATCGGCTTCGACCTCTCCGGCGCGTCCGGCACCTGGGCCAAGACGCTGCTGCAGGATTGCGCCTCGACCATCACCGACCAGACCGGCAAGACCCGCAAGGCCTTCTACGACGCGGCCGACGATGCCGCCCTGAAGGCCGCCTACCAGGACATCGCCGCCCAGTTGCTGCGCATCCGCGTCTCGTCCTGA
- a CDS encoding aminotransferase: MTQLTNMQVRDIEALVHPYTPQHRIREIGPLVVEKGHGVWITDSQGKEYIEGLSGLWCAGLGFSDEEMIEAGIEQLRKLPYYHLFGAKGYEPAIELAEALKEIAPIPISKVLFASSGSEANDTQIKLAWYYNNARGKPDKKKIISRVKAYHGVTVMTASLTGLPNNHIDFDLPVARVVHTDCPQYYRFGQEGETEAEFVARLAASLQALIEREGPETIAAFIAEPVMGAGGVIVPPDAYFAAIQPILAAHDILCISDEVICGFGRTGNWFGCETMGYTPHTISVAKQMTASYAPLSAVLLPQFMIDALDSQSAKIGTFGHGYTYGGHPLGCALGVKAIEIYKKRDVVGRVRAMAPLFAERIRRLEDHPLVGNGRSKGLIGGIELVADKATKKPFDPKLGVGAQVNTFLQNRGAILRAMGDTLGLCPPMIISEAELNELFDRLEGALNDGEDWVRRQGLRG; this comes from the coding sequence ATGACCCAGCTCACCAACATGCAGGTCCGCGATATCGAGGCCCTGGTCCATCCCTATACGCCGCAGCACCGCATCCGCGAGATCGGTCCGCTGGTCGTCGAGAAGGGCCACGGCGTCTGGATCACGGATTCGCAGGGCAAGGAGTATATCGAGGGTCTCTCCGGCCTCTGGTGCGCGGGGCTCGGCTTCTCCGACGAGGAGATGATCGAGGCCGGCATCGAGCAGTTGCGCAAGCTGCCCTACTACCACCTCTTCGGCGCCAAGGGCTACGAGCCGGCGATCGAACTCGCCGAGGCGCTGAAGGAGATCGCGCCGATCCCGATCTCCAAGGTTCTGTTCGCCTCGTCCGGCTCGGAGGCCAACGACACCCAGATCAAGCTCGCCTGGTACTACAACAATGCCCGCGGCAAGCCGGACAAGAAGAAGATCATCAGCCGCGTCAAGGCCTATCACGGCGTCACCGTGATGACCGCCTCGCTGACCGGCCTGCCGAACAACCATATCGACTTCGACCTGCCGGTCGCCCGCGTCGTCCATACCGACTGCCCGCAATATTATCGCTTCGGCCAGGAGGGCGAGACCGAGGCCGAGTTCGTCGCGCGGCTGGCCGCCAGCCTGCAGGCGCTGATCGAGCGCGAGGGGCCGGAGACGATCGCGGCCTTCATCGCCGAGCCGGTCATGGGCGCGGGCGGCGTGATCGTGCCGCCGGACGCCTATTTCGCCGCGATCCAGCCGATCCTGGCCGCGCACGACATCCTGTGCATCTCCGACGAGGTGATCTGCGGCTTCGGCCGGACCGGCAACTGGTTCGGCTGCGAGACCATGGGCTACACGCCGCACACCATCTCGGTCGCCAAGCAGATGACCGCCTCCTATGCGCCGCTCTCCGCGGTGCTGCTGCCGCAGTTCATGATCGACGCGCTCGACAGCCAGTCGGCCAAGATCGGCACCTTCGGCCATGGCTACACCTATGGCGGCCACCCGCTCGGCTGCGCGCTCGGCGTCAAGGCGATCGAGATCTACAAGAAGCGCGACGTGGTCGGCCGGGTCCGCGCGATGGCGCCGCTGTTTGCCGAGCGCATCCGGCGCCTGGAAGACCATCCGCTCGTCGGCAACGGCCGCTCCAAGGGCCTGATCGGCGGCATCGAACTGGTCGCCGACAAGGCGACCAAGAAGCCGTTCGACCCGAAGCTCGGCGTCGGCGCGCAGGTCAACACCTTCCTGCAGAACCGCGGCGCCATCCTGCGCGCCATGGGCGACACGCTCGGCCTGTGCCCGCCGATGATCATCTCCGAGGCCGAACTCAACGAACTGTTCGACCGCCTCGAAGGCGCCCTCAACGACGGCGAGGACTGGGTCCGCCGCCAGGGCCTGCGCGGCTGA
- a CDS encoding DUF1194 domain-containing protein: MIARALAVATLLASALAVCAPGVAAEEVDLELVLAADGSGSIDADELALQRKGYADALTSPEVQRAIRSGLIGKIAVAYIEWGGPASQHVIVDWQVIGDPAAAADFAGKLVTRPRAAFGYNSISNAIDFSVRMIETNAIEGRQKVVDVSADGPNIGGRDIRAARDDAVAQGVTINGLVIARPGGQVRRVAGEPLTEHFRRDVIGGPGAFIVTVDETTSFPEAVRRKLVMEIADGLERGRTRFATAD, from the coding sequence ATGATCGCCCGAGCCCTCGCCGTCGCAACCCTTCTGGCGTCCGCGCTCGCCGTCTGCGCCCCCGGCGTGGCGGCCGAGGAGGTCGATCTCGAACTGGTGCTGGCCGCCGACGGATCCGGCTCGATCGACGCCGACGAACTCGCCCTGCAGCGCAAGGGCTATGCGGATGCGCTGACTTCGCCGGAGGTGCAGCGGGCGATCCGCTCGGGCCTCATCGGCAAGATCGCGGTCGCCTATATCGAATGGGGCGGGCCGGCCTCCCAGCATGTCATCGTCGACTGGCAGGTGATCGGCGATCCGGCCGCCGCCGCAGATTTCGCCGGCAAGCTCGTGACGCGCCCGCGCGCCGCTTTCGGCTACAATTCGATCTCCAACGCGATCGACTTCTCGGTCCGGATGATCGAGACCAACGCGATCGAGGGCCGCCAGAAGGTGGTCGACGTCTCCGCCGACGGCCCCAATATCGGCGGCCGCGACATCCGGGCGGCGCGCGACGACGCGGTCGCCCAGGGCGTGACCATCAACGGCCTGGTCATCGCGCGGCCGGGCGGCCAAGTCCGCCGCGTCGCCGGCGAGCCCCTGACCGAGCATTTCCGCCGCGACGTGATCGGCGGCCCCGGCGCCTTCATCGTCACGGTCGACGAGACGACCAGCTTCCCCGAAGCCGTCCGCCGCAAGCTGGTGATGGAGATCGCCGACGGCCTGGAACGCGGCCGCACACGCTTCGCAACGGCCGATTAG
- a CDS encoding DnaJ C-terminal domain-containing protein → MRDPYDVLGVSRSASEDEVKKAFRRLAKKHHPDQNKDDPRAKDSFAEVNSAYEILGDKAKRAQFDRGEIDAEGKPKFSGFEGFGNRGGFEGYSRRSGGGGGGQGIFDDFMTDILGRAMGGESRRGGGGGFRRTAGGGIGGDFDGDRGGPYRGEDVAVTLEVALEDLVSGEKVRVTLPTGKTLDVSLPDGVTDGYRMRLKGQGQTSGLGGPAGDAMLTVTFQKHPQFRVEGFDLRTDLPVSLEDAVLGGRVRVQTLEAPVDLTIPPRTSGGKAMRLKGRGLPKKGGERGDLYVTPRIVLPDGGDAELEGFLRARRAR, encoded by the coding sequence ATGCGTGATCCGTACGACGTGCTGGGAGTATCCCGCTCGGCGAGTGAAGACGAAGTCAAGAAGGCCTTCCGGCGTCTGGCCAAGAAGCATCATCCCGACCAGAACAAGGACGACCCGCGCGCCAAGGATTCCTTTGCGGAGGTCAATTCCGCCTATGAGATTCTTGGCGACAAGGCCAAGCGGGCGCAGTTCGACCGGGGCGAGATCGATGCCGAGGGCAAGCCGAAATTCTCCGGTTTCGAGGGCTTCGGCAATCGCGGCGGGTTCGAGGGCTATTCGCGCCGTTCGGGCGGCGGGGGCGGCGGCCAGGGCATCTTCGACGACTTCATGACCGACATTCTCGGCCGCGCCATGGGCGGCGAGAGCCGTCGCGGGGGCGGTGGCGGATTCCGGCGCACGGCCGGCGGCGGAATCGGCGGCGATTTCGACGGGGATCGCGGCGGGCCGTATCGCGGCGAGGACGTGGCGGTGACGCTGGAGGTGGCGCTGGAGGACCTGGTTTCCGGCGAGAAGGTGCGCGTCACCCTGCCGACCGGCAAGACGCTCGACGTGTCGCTGCCCGACGGCGTCACGGACGGCTACCGGATGCGTCTCAAAGGACAGGGCCAGACGAGCGGCCTGGGCGGACCGGCCGGCGACGCCATGCTGACGGTCACCTTCCAGAAACATCCGCAGTTCCGCGTCGAGGGCTTCGACCTGCGCACCGACCTGCCGGTCTCGCTTGAGGATGCGGTCCTTGGCGGGCGCGTGCGGGTGCAGACCCTGGAGGCGCCGGTCGACCTGACCATCCCGCCGCGCACCAGCGGCGGCAAGGCGATGCGCCTGAAGGGGCGCGGCCTGCCGAAGAAGGGCGGCGAGCGGGGCGATCTCTACGTGACGCCGCGAATCGTTCTGCCGGACGGCGGCGATGCCGAACTCGAGGGTTTCCTGCGCGCGCGCCGGGCGCGCTGA
- a CDS encoding RT0821/Lpp0805 family surface protein, producing the protein MAGRVAFYTRVGSPRQCAPALLICSAFALGACSAAPSSADLTGSIPTAAATTAAPVPPGPAAKAPDAGAKPSDWEAVRRSVARAEASAGAEVAKDKAKTKEKARIEWANAETGNSGTISDVIASGRAGGACKGFNTTVSSVDGVRLYRGQLCRRASGWELTSVEPADSGRM; encoded by the coding sequence TTGGCCGGGCGTGTTGCGTTCTATACCCGGGTCGGGTCTCCGCGCCAATGCGCCCCGGCATTGCTGATCTGCTCCGCCTTTGCCCTCGGCGCCTGCAGCGCCGCTCCGTCGTCCGCCGATCTCACCGGTTCGATCCCCACCGCCGCCGCCACCACTGCCGCTCCCGTGCCGCCCGGGCCCGCCGCCAAGGCGCCGGATGCCGGCGCGAAGCCGAGCGACTGGGAGGCCGTGCGCCGCTCCGTGGCTCGCGCCGAGGCGTCCGCCGGGGCGGAGGTCGCCAAGGACAAGGCCAAGACCAAGGAGAAGGCCCGAATCGAATGGGCCAATGCGGAGACCGGCAACTCGGGCACCATCTCCGACGTGATCGCCTCCGGACGTGCCGGCGGCGCGTGCAAGGGTTTCAACACCACGGTCTCCTCGGTCGACGGCGTCAGGCTGTACCGCGGTCAGTTGTGCCGACGCGCCTCGGGCTGGGAACTGACCAGCGTGGAACCGGCGGATTCCGGGCGGATGTAA